The Kitasatospora sp. NBC_00374 genome has a segment encoding these proteins:
- a CDS encoding nucleotide disphospho-sugar-binding domain-containing protein: MRILFTGPAAPSHLFPMVPTAQALRAAGHEVLFASPKPMDQLRAAGFPIVEIGDGRPLRESFEAISGEETRYARPDLDQDQILDLAAAAFAHASRSTVDGLLATAGEWDADLLIHDSCMASAQLVAAKLKIPAALQNFGLTSGLDMAARLAGHFTDVYETYGVAAPAETTPLNIVPASLGGDPGGLRMRYLPYNGGGVVPADLLRRGTRPRVAVTLGTVVTEVDGVHAITRLIEAAAAVDAEFLLAVGDADLTHLGTLPANVRPLPWVPLAELLRVCDAVIHHGGSGSTLTGLQAGLPQLLLPQGADNFAVADVLTATGAALRSASGDVDTPLLTRLVTDPALRDRAVRLRAENDALPSPAALVPAIEALAAARR; the protein is encoded by the coding sequence GGGCACGAGGTTCTGTTCGCCAGCCCGAAGCCCATGGACCAGCTTCGGGCGGCCGGATTCCCGATCGTCGAGATCGGCGACGGCCGCCCCCTGCGGGAGTCGTTCGAGGCCATCAGCGGCGAGGAGACCCGCTACGCCAGGCCGGACCTGGACCAGGACCAGATCCTCGACCTGGCCGCCGCCGCCTTCGCCCACGCCTCCCGCTCGACCGTGGACGGCCTGCTGGCCACCGCCGGCGAGTGGGACGCGGACCTGCTGATCCACGACTCCTGCATGGCCTCCGCCCAGCTGGTCGCGGCGAAACTCAAGATCCCGGCGGCGCTGCAGAACTTCGGCCTCACCTCCGGCCTCGACATGGCCGCGCGGCTGGCCGGCCACTTCACCGACGTCTACGAGACGTACGGCGTGGCCGCCCCGGCCGAGACCACCCCGCTGAACATCGTCCCGGCCTCGCTCGGCGGCGACCCGGGCGGCCTGCGGATGCGCTACCTCCCGTACAACGGCGGCGGGGTCGTCCCCGCCGACCTGCTGCGCCGCGGCACCCGGCCGCGGGTCGCCGTCACCCTGGGCACCGTGGTCACCGAGGTGGACGGGGTGCACGCCATCACCCGCCTGATCGAGGCCGCCGCCGCGGTCGACGCCGAGTTCCTGCTGGCCGTCGGCGACGCCGACCTCACCCACCTCGGCACCCTCCCGGCCAATGTCCGCCCGCTCCCCTGGGTCCCGCTGGCGGAGCTGCTGCGGGTCTGCGACGCGGTGATCCACCACGGCGGCTCGGGCAGCACGCTCACCGGTCTGCAGGCCGGCCTGCCCCAGCTCCTCCTCCCCCAGGGCGCCGACAACTTCGCCGTCGCCGACGTCCTCACCGCCACCGGCGCCGCCCTTCGCTCCGCCTCCGGCGACGTCGACACTCCGCTCCTGACCCGCCTCGTCACCGACCCGGCGCTCCGCGACCGCGCCGTCCGGCTCCGGGCCGAGAACGACGCCCTGCCCAGCCCCGCCGCCCTCGTCCCCGCCATCGAGGCCCTCGCGGCCGCCCGTCGCTGA